The genomic window CATTTCGTAAAGGCTTTCTTTATAAATTGTATGAAAAATGTCGAAAAAATGAGACTTAGATTAGCAATGAGAGGAGAGGCGTATGACATGTCTGCTGGATTAGTACTAGAAGGTGGCGGTATGCGTGGTGTTTATACAGCTGGAGTCCTTGAATTTTTCATGGATAATAATCTATATTTCCCATATGTTATTGGTATGAGTGCGGGGGCTTGTGTAGCAGCTTCTTATATTTCACAGCAAAAAGGGCGAAATAAAATCGTCAATATAGAATACTGTAATCATCCAAACTATATTTCATTTAAAAACATCATTAAGCATCGACAAGTATTTGGTATGGATTTTATTTTCGATGAAATCCCCAAAAAATTAGTACCATTTGATTTTTCTGCATTTCGAAAATCGCCGCAGCGTTTTGTTGTCGGTGCTACCGATTGTATAACGGGAAATCCTGTATATTATGAGAAAAAGGACATCGGAGACGATATAACAACTATCTTACGAGCATCTAGCTCTTTACCATACATGGCACCTATGATTAGTTATGGAGATAGAGTACTGCTAGATGGGGGGATTGCAGACCCTTTACCAATAAAAAAAGCCGAGCAGGATGGTTATACAAAAAATGTAGTGATATTGACAAGGAATGGTGGTTATCGTAAGGAAAAAACGAAGCTGTCGTGGTTATACAAACAATCATTTAAGGATTATCCTGGACTGCTACATTCACTCGTAAATAGACACCATTTATACAATGATGTAATGGACTATATAGAAGAACAAGAGGCCCGAGGAAATGTAATTATTATTCGTCCACAAAAGCCTTTAGAGGTAAGTCGTGTAGAAAGAAATCCGCAAAAATTGTTGAAGCTTTATGAAGACGGATACCAAGACGCTAAGGACACCTTTCAAAAGATTAGTGCATGGTTGCCTGAAGAAATCGTACAAAATAGGTAGAACGTCTTGTACAAACTAAGATCGTTTGAATATTGTATAATTGCAGGAGTGGAGGCACCTTGCAATATAGTTCAGCGTAAATAGTAGGAAGTATCCCCTCCTTTTTCTACATGAGCCTCCCATGTAGTTTTTTCGTAGTTTTATTAAATTAGAACCATTTCACCTTTGCTAATGGTGTGCTTGTATTTACTGTTTTTTTTGAACAAACGGTTTTTACAAATCGTAAGTTGTAATGCTGATGTATACTTTTCGTATTTTTAATAAAAGGAGAATTTGTATGGATGAAGAAACAATTCAATCAAAATTAGACGAACTTCGTGACGGGAAAATTAAACAATTACATGTAACAAAAGATGAATTTATGATGTACAGGAAATATATCGTAAATAGAAGTGATTTTAAGCATTTTCGTGGTATTGCTCAGCACGGCGGGAATGTACTGTATGAGTATTCAGAAACACCTAGAAGTTAACTTTAAACAAGGGAGGGATGTATCATGTTTCACGGACTAACTGTTATTGTTACTGGAGCGGCGAACGGTATAGGTAAGGAAATCGCGGTTGCATATGTTCGTGCTGGTGCGAATGTTGTCATTGCAGATGTTGACGAACAAAAAGGGAAACAGCTTACAAAAGAGTTAGCAAGTAAAAATGTAGTTTTTATTAAGACTGATGTTAAACTCCCTAATGATATTAATAATTTAATGGAGCAAGCAAAAGAATTATTTGGTACTATACATATTTTAATTAATAATGCTGGTGTTTCACGCTGGAAACATCCGTATGATTTAACTGTTGAAGAATGGGATGACATATTAAATACAAATTTACGAAGCGTCTTTTTAGCATCACGTGAAGCAGCTAAACATATGGAGAAAAATGAAAAGGGTGGGTCTATTATTAATATTGCTTCAACCCGAGCAATCATGTCTGAAAAAAACACAGAAGCTTATGCAGCGTCAAAGGGTGGCATAGTTTCGTTGACACATGCTCTCGCCATTTCATTCGGTGAAAAACGTATAAAAGTCAATGCTATTAGCCCTGGTTGGATAGAGGTTGGAGACTATAGCAAATTAAGACATGTTGACCATAGTCAGCATCCTGCACAAAGAGTAGGACAACCTTCAGACATTGCTAAGGCGTGTTTGTATTTAACAGCCCCAGATAATAATTTTATAACAGGGACTAATTTAGTGATTGATGGAGGTATGACAAAAAAGATGATTTATGAAGAGTAAACTCCATAATAAAAATGAGCAGGTGTGTGAAGCTGGAAAATGAATGAAACCTCATAAGGGGTATAGTACACAAGACTCAGTGATGCGTGCAGCTAACGATTAACATGCAGATCTATTATTAATTTGGAGGTTGCAGCCCTTTTGATGATAACAAAGGATAATTCACTAAGTATGTTCTTAGCATATGATATGTCAGTTTGATAGAAAAAGGGCGGTAAGACATGGTCTTAGCGCCCTTTTTTCGAGATATAAAGATAGAACAGAATATTGTACTTTGGTTAAGGTTAATGTCTAGCATCTTGGCATAAAAAGAGTCATCTATTATTAAAGGAGAAATTGGAAAAGAGATAATCTTACACACCGATACTTTTCGTTGTTTAGTAAAAGGTAGGCGGGAATTTTGCTTTTTTGAAAGATTCTTTGTATCTTTAAGTATATAAAAAACGTTTTTTTGTACAAAAGTTATACAATATGTTAATATCTATTATACAAATGTTGAACAACGCGAAAAGGGGCGTGAAGTAATGATTTCTTCAACTACAAAGATAAAGAAAGACAGCATAATAGATCCTATGGAGCAACACTTTTATGATGTTATACGATTGATTGGTGAGGACCCTGAACGTGAGGGCTTGGTTGAGACTCCTAAACGTATTGCCAAAATGTATCGTGAAATATTTAGTGGTTTACATGAAAACCCAGAAGAAGTACTAGCAAAGACTTTCCCTTCAGAGGGAACTAAGGACCTTGTTGTCGTTCAAGATATACCATTCTATAGTGTTTGTGAGCATCACTTTGTACCATTTTACGGGAAGGTTCATATCGGATATATACCAAACGAACGAATCGTTGGTTTAAGTAAGTTTGCAAGATTAGTAGATGTTTTTGCAAAGAGACCACAGGTCCAAGAACGAATTACAAATGAAATGGTGAACACCATCCAAAAGGTTGTAGACCCACAAGGCGTTATTTGCATGGTAGAGGCTGAACATATGTGTATGACGATGAGGGGAATCAAAAAGCCTGGTAGCTTAACAAGGACTATCGCCAAAAGCGGTGTGTTTGAGGATGACCCAAATAACGTATTAGAAAATCGCTTTTTCAGCTTGGTAAATAAAAATTCGTAAAAATTGTTTGAAGTGCCTAAGCTTAGGCGCTTTTTTTTATGTAACATAGTTTATAACTCTGAACGTAAGTCAGTGTCTAGCTCTAGGTGCCAACCTGTGGCAGAGTATTACACCAAAAGGGAGGAGTCGCACGTGGAATTTTATAAAAGCTGTGGGTGTCATCTAGTATATAAGAATATAAAAGTGTAAGTACAATAACAACTAGCACAAAAGGAATGAAATTAGAATGGTACGTCAAGAGTGGCGATATAACCGGTACTGTTATGTATTTAAAAAATAAAAACATTGAATGGATTCATAAGTTAAGGCATAATATGTTTTGTTCGGTAATCGAAATAGTAATGAGGTGTCATCAATGTCAGATTATAAAAAAGGTGTCTTTTATACGGCACTTGCTTATGTTGTCTGGGGTCTGTTACCTATGTATTGGAAGTGGGTAGAAACTGTACCAGCGCTTGAAATTTTGGCCCATCGCATAATTTGGTCATTTTTATTTGTTATTTTCTTGCTAACTGTTTTAATTCGCCGCGCAGGTCTAATGAAGCAAGTGCAAGCAGTATTTACTGACCGAAGGCAGTTAATCTCAGTGGGGCTTGCATCTGTGTTTATTAGCTTAAACTGGGGAACATATATTTTTGCAGTCAATAGTCATCAAATTGTGGAGGCTAGTTTAGGATATTATATTAACCCTCTAGTAGCTGTAATGCTTGGGATGATTGTACTAAAAGAGCGATTAACAAGTGCACAATGGCTTTCGTTTGTATTAGCGGGTATTGGTGTTACATATATGACGATCTCATATGGGCAAGTTCCTTGGATTGCTATAGTGTTAGCATTTAGTTTTGGGCTGTATGGCCTGGCCAAAAAGCTAACAAAGCTTGATTCCCTATTAGGTGTATCATTCGAAACACTTTTCGTCATGCCGATTTCTTTGTTTTATATATTTACAGTGCAAGCAAACGGAAGTGGCTCTTTTATTAATGGCGGATTATCAACAACATTGTTATTAATAGGAGCAGGTGTTGTTACTGCAATGCCACTATTATGGTTTGGAATCGGTGCACAAAAAATACCTTTATCTATGGTTGGTTTTCTTCAATATATTGCACCGACTCTGCAGCTTACAATTGGGGTTTTGTTGTATAGTGAACCTTTCACTAAAACCGATTTGATTAGCTTTTCATTTATTTGGATTGCACTAACTATTTTTACACTCTCAAAAATGAAGTTATTGGCTAAAAGACAAGTTAAAGAAAAGACTGTCAGTATGTAAAAAATAAATACTAAAACAAAGCCTTGAATCATTTTAAAATTCAAGGCTTTGTTTAAAATGTGATATAGCATGTTAAACAAATTAGTTGTGCATATGACTAATGTATTTATAACACTTGAGTTATAGTGTTTCGTTTAGCTCCCATGACTCTACTGTTTTATAGGCTGTTTGTGGGTCCATACCTTGCCCTAATAAAAATGATATAGCTGCTACTTCTCTCATTGCATGTGCAAGTGATGTTTTCTTTGCTTCTTTTAGTCCGTATTGAACAAAAGGTTCTACAGCTTGTAGAGTTGGTTGCTTTAATTGTGGATACATAGGCTGATTTTTCATCTTATGAGCCATCATCTCTGATTGTGGCATAACTGGGTAAGGTACATTCATATCATCCATATCATCATCCATATCCATCATCATTGTTGGCATCATACTAGGTCCCATCATACTTGGGCTAGCCATCATATGTGGACCTGCCATGGAACCTGGGGCAAGCATCATACTGTCATATGGTGCGCCTCCCATTGTTCCAGGCATTCCCATTCCGTGAAAGGGAGTAGTAGCATATGGCATCATTGGACCGTACATCATAGGCTGATTCATCATTGGGTTACAAGTTTGACAGTGCATTCTATAAATTCCTCCTCATTAAATCTACACCATAGTGTATGAGTTAATAAGGTTGATAGGTTATTGTCCATATCAAAATGTGCTTTCACCTAGATGTAGGCTGACAGGCAAAAAAATGCTATGAAAAAAGCGCAAGGAATCCCTGCGCTTTACTCGAATTATATAGCCCATTCACCGTTACGGAAGATTGGTTCGCGTGTCCCATCCTCTAATTCACCATCGATATCAAGCTGACTTGATCCAATCATGAAGTCTTCGTGAACAATACTTGTGTTGACTCCTGCTGCTTCAAGCTCTTCTTTGCTCATGCTAGTGCCACCCTTTATATTTGTTGGGTATGCATTCCCAAGTGCTAAATGACATGATGCATTTTCATCATACAAAGTATTGTAGAAAATAAGGCCTGATTGTGAAATAGGTGATGAGTGTGGTACAAGTGCCACTTCTCCTAGTGAACGAGCACCTTCATCACTATCTAATAGACGCTTTAACGTTTCATATCCTGCTTCTGCTGTGAAGTCAACAACTTTGCCATTTTTAAATGTTAATGTAAAGTTTTCAATTAAATTACCGCCATAATGTAAAGGCAAAGTGCTTGAAACGACTCCATTTAAGCCATCTTTGTGTGGCATGGTGAATACTTCTTCTGTTGGAATATTAGGTAAAAACTGAGTGCCACCCTCTGTTATAGCACCGCCACCTACCCAAATATGGTTTTTTACAAGCTCAATAGCTAAATCAGTACCTGGTCCTTTGTAGTGTAATTTCTTATACTGTTTTTTGTTTAAATAATCTGCTTTGTCCATTAACGAGCCACTGTGCTCTATCCATGCCGTAGCGGGGTCTGCTAAATCAGCACGTGTAATAGAGAAAATAGCATCCCACATTTTTTCCGTTGCCATCTTAACGTCTTCACCAGGATATACTTTAGCAACCCAAGCATCAGTAGGAACTGATACGATAGACCAGCTCACTTTATCTGACATGGTGTATTCACGGAATTTTTTTAACGCTTGGCCAGCAGTTTTTTGCCAATTAGCAATACGATCAGGATCAACACCTTTTAGAAGCTCTGGATTTGGAGCATAAACATTTAAAAATGCTGCACCATTTGCTGCAAGCTCCTCACGACCTTTAGCTATCCAAGATGGAAATTCTAAAAATGAATCATCTGGAGCGTGGTCATAACGGATTCGTGTAATTTCCTCATCTGCAAAATCAACATAAACATGTTTTGCACCGGCTTCATAAGCTTTTTTTGTAACAAGGCGCACGAAAGGTGCTGTCGAAATTGATGTACTTATAAATAGTGTTTGCCCTTTTTGTATGTTGACGCCTGCTTTTACAGTTAAGTCAGCGTATTTCTCGAGATTTGTTTCGTATGTATTCACAAAATTACCTCCTTTATTATTGTGCAAACTCTATCTTAACATTTTCGTGATACAATGAGAATAAGACAGTCTGAAAGGACGGGAAAATTATGCTACAATCTGCATTAATTGATAAAGCTGTCCGTTATGCAGCAAAGGCTCATGAGGGACAATATAGAAAAACAGAAAAAGTAAGCTATATAACACATCCTTTTACTGTTGCATTATATGTTTTTGATGCGTTAGTAGAAACTGATTTTTCACCAGCTACAAAAGAAGCTATTGTTATTGCAGCATTACTTCATGATGTGTGGGAGGATACTGAAATTAGCTTAGATGATATTCGTAATGAATTCGGAGAGCAAGTAGCAAAGTTAGTATACGGAGCAAGTGAGCCGGATAAATCACAAACATGGAAAAGCAGGAAGCAGCATACGATAGACTCATTACGCTTAGCTCCACTTGAAGTAAAGTATATTGTTTGTGCGGATAAGACTCATAACATTACATCATTATTAAATGATTACGAAAAGCACGGGGATAACATCTGGCGTTCTTTTAAAGGAACAAAGGAGGAACAACACTGGTACTATAGTGAGATAGCCAAATCGCTACAAACTGGTGTGTTAAATACACCAAAATTCTTCACAAAGTATGAGGAATTAGTAAATAATTTATTTGTAAAATAAACTAGTGACATCTTCTTTGAAAAGTAGTATAGTTATACATATTGGGCTATCAACAAACATAATATTCTTTTTCAAAGATATAATTCCGTTATATGATTTAATGGGAGAGGTTCTAGAATACCCTCTATAAAAAACTAAGGAAAAAGCTGTGTCCTTAGATGCAGCTTTTTTTTATTGTTGTCTAAATTATATTACGGCAGCACGACAAATGAAGAAGGAAGTGGGTATGAACGCATGCTTACATCTGAGAAGGCAATTGTAGTGTTTAGTGGCGGACAAGATAGTACAACTTGTCTATTTTGGGCTAAGCAGCAGTTTGCTGAGGTTGAAGCCGTTACGTTTGCTTACAACCAGCGTCATAAACAGGAAATTGACATCGCAAAAGCCATTGCTAACGAGTTAGGTGTTCCGCATCATGTTCTCGATATGACTTTATTAGGACAGCTCGCGCCAAATGCACTAACAAGAAGTGATATTGACATTGAACAAAAAGAAGGGGAGTTACCAACAACATTTGTTGATGGGCGCAACTTATTATTCTTGTCAT from Bacillus sp. HMF5848 includes these protein-coding regions:
- the folE gene encoding GTP cyclohydrolase I FolE is translated as MEQHFYDVIRLIGEDPEREGLVETPKRIAKMYREIFSGLHENPEEVLAKTFPSEGTKDLVVVQDIPFYSVCEHHFVPFYGKVHIGYIPNERIVGLSKFARLVDVFAKRPQVQERITNEMVNTIQKVVDPQGVICMVEAEHMCMTMRGIKKPGSLTRTIAKSGVFEDDPNNVLENRFFSLVNKNS
- a CDS encoding patatin family protein — translated: MSAGLVLEGGGMRGVYTAGVLEFFMDNNLYFPYVIGMSAGACVAASYISQQKGRNKIVNIEYCNHPNYISFKNIIKHRQVFGMDFIFDEIPKKLVPFDFSAFRKSPQRFVVGATDCITGNPVYYEKKDIGDDITTILRASSSLPYMAPMISYGDRVLLDGGIADPLPIKKAEQDGYTKNVVILTRNGGYRKEKTKLSWLYKQSFKDYPGLLHSLVNRHHLYNDVMDYIEEQEARGNVIIIRPQKPLEVSRVERNPQKLLKLYEDGYQDAKDTFQKISAWLPEEIVQNR
- the rarD gene encoding EamA family transporter RarD, translating into MSDYKKGVFYTALAYVVWGLLPMYWKWVETVPALEILAHRIIWSFLFVIFLLTVLIRRAGLMKQVQAVFTDRRQLISVGLASVFISLNWGTYIFAVNSHQIVEASLGYYINPLVAVMLGMIVLKERLTSAQWLSFVLAGIGVTYMTISYGQVPWIAIVLAFSFGLYGLAKKLTKLDSLLGVSFETLFVMPISLFYIFTVQANGSGSFINGGLSTTLLLIGAGVVTAMPLLWFGIGAQKIPLSMVGFLQYIAPTLQLTIGVLLYSEPFTKTDLISFSFIWIALTIFTLSKMKLLAKRQVKEKTVSM
- a CDS encoding glucose 1-dehydrogenase; amino-acid sequence: MMFHGLTVIVTGAANGIGKEIAVAYVRAGANVVIADVDEQKGKQLTKELASKNVVFIKTDVKLPNDINNLMEQAKELFGTIHILINNAGVSRWKHPYDLTVEEWDDILNTNLRSVFLASREAAKHMEKNEKGGSIINIASTRAIMSEKNTEAYAASKGGIVSLTHALAISFGEKRIKVNAISPGWIEVGDYSKLRHVDHSQHPAQRVGQPSDIAKACLYLTAPDNNFITGTNLVIDGGMTKKMIYEE
- a CDS encoding aminopeptidase — its product is MNTYETNLEKYADLTVKAGVNIQKGQTLFISTSISTAPFVRLVTKKAYEAGAKHVYVDFADEEITRIRYDHAPDDSFLEFPSWIAKGREELAANGAAFLNVYAPNPELLKGVDPDRIANWQKTAGQALKKFREYTMSDKVSWSIVSVPTDAWVAKVYPGEDVKMATEKMWDAIFSITRADLADPATAWIEHSGSLMDKADYLNKKQYKKLHYKGPGTDLAIELVKNHIWVGGGAITEGGTQFLPNIPTEEVFTMPHKDGLNGVVSSTLPLHYGGNLIENFTLTFKNGKVVDFTAEAGYETLKRLLDSDEGARSLGEVALVPHSSPISQSGLIFYNTLYDENASCHLALGNAYPTNIKGGTSMSKEELEAAGVNTSIVHEDFMIGSSQLDIDGELEDGTREPIFRNGEWAI
- a CDS encoding HD domain-containing protein, with the protein product MLQSALIDKAVRYAAKAHEGQYRKTEKVSYITHPFTVALYVFDALVETDFSPATKEAIVIAALLHDVWEDTEISLDDIRNEFGEQVAKLVYGASEPDKSQTWKSRKQHTIDSLRLAPLEVKYIVCADKTHNITSLLNDYEKHGDNIWRSFKGTKEEQHWYYSEIAKSLQTGVLNTPKFFTKYEELVNNLFVK